A portion of the Bifidobacterium bifidum ATCC 29521 = JCM 1255 = DSM 20456 genome contains these proteins:
- a CDS encoding patatin-like phospholipase family protein codes for MTVKATDNGHKATAHADTGARDAGAAETVESQRTDTQRSDVSAQSKPSYRTALIDVGGGFRAIFGAGVMDRCQEEGITFDHCYGVSAGSANMVSFLAGQHGRNHKFYTEYAFRKEYASFDSYVKHHNFANLDYVYGTLSNHDGEYPVDYEAFAANPTGFTVIACNALDGSAKYFDKSDVHYDDFNIMKASSAVPVACEPYVIDGVPYFDGGIVDPVPVQKAIDDGYDRIVLVLTRPKDVLREQKRDIAPARILRHSYPAAAERLLNRYATYNDEVALAKEYERDGRVLILAPDDLCGLSTLSKSFEGLELMYRKGYAAAGAIANYLAN; via the coding sequence ATGACGGTGAAGGCGACGGACAACGGTCACAAGGCCACGGCCCACGCGGATACGGGCGCACGGGACGCGGGTGCAGCCGAGACGGTCGAATCGCAACGCACCGACACACAGCGCAGTGATGTATCCGCACAATCGAAACCCTCGTACAGGACGGCGCTGATCGATGTCGGCGGAGGCTTCCGCGCGATATTCGGAGCCGGCGTGATGGACCGCTGCCAGGAGGAAGGCATCACGTTCGACCACTGCTATGGCGTCTCCGCAGGCAGCGCCAACATGGTGTCGTTCCTCGCCGGCCAGCACGGCCGCAACCACAAGTTCTACACCGAATACGCCTTCCGCAAGGAATACGCCAGCTTCGACAGCTATGTCAAGCACCACAATTTCGCGAATCTGGATTACGTATACGGCACGCTGAGCAATCACGACGGCGAATATCCGGTGGATTATGAGGCGTTCGCGGCGAACCCCACCGGGTTCACGGTGATCGCGTGCAATGCGTTGGACGGTTCCGCGAAGTATTTCGACAAGTCCGACGTGCATTACGATGATTTCAACATCATGAAGGCTTCGTCGGCCGTGCCCGTGGCCTGCGAGCCGTATGTGATCGACGGCGTCCCGTATTTCGACGGTGGCATCGTCGATCCGGTCCCCGTGCAGAAGGCCATTGACGACGGATATGACCGCATCGTGCTGGTGCTGACAAGGCCGAAGGACGTGCTGCGCGAGCAGAAGCGCGACATCGCGCCGGCGCGAATCCTCCGGCATTCCTATCCGGCCGCCGCTGAGCGACTGCTGAACCGATACGCCACCTACAACGACGAGGTTGCCTTGGCCAAGGAGTACGAGCGCGACGGCCGCGTGCTCATCCTCGCGCCCGATGACCTGTGCGGGCTTTCGACGCTGAGCAAGTCCTTCGAGGGACTGGAGCTCATGTACCGCAAAGGCTACGCCGCCGCCGGCGCGATCGCCAACTACCTGGCAAACTGA
- the murI gene encoding glutamate racemase — MTSTAPIGVFDSGLGGISVVRQIVQDMPHERVLYFGDSANAPYGTKTPQEVRRLSFDIMERFMSQGVKAVVIACNTATSAAVNALRDHYDIPIIGMEPALKVACDRGDTAAGDGPAPARHMPQHVIVAATPLTLREHKFAALMDRFKANNMISPQPCPDLVEIVESGRLCDHDLVMRTLHRYFDGYDLPSIDSVVLGCTHFVFYRDYFRELLPSTTAIIDGNRGTVRHLGMVLESLGKLAPEEMDGGVEIANSDSGERIAALSRELLHS; from the coding sequence ATGACTTCGACGGCACCGATCGGCGTATTCGATTCCGGCTTGGGCGGTATTTCGGTGGTGCGACAGATCGTGCAGGACATGCCTCACGAGCGGGTCCTGTATTTCGGGGATTCCGCGAACGCGCCATACGGCACGAAGACCCCGCAGGAGGTGCGTCGGCTGAGCTTCGACATCATGGAGAGGTTCATGAGTCAGGGGGTCAAGGCGGTGGTCATCGCCTGCAACACCGCCACATCCGCGGCGGTGAACGCGTTGCGCGACCATTACGACATTCCGATCATCGGCATGGAGCCTGCGCTGAAGGTCGCCTGCGATCGGGGCGACACCGCCGCGGGAGACGGGCCCGCACCTGCACGACACATGCCGCAGCACGTCATCGTCGCGGCCACGCCGCTGACGCTGCGCGAGCACAAGTTCGCCGCACTGATGGACCGTTTCAAGGCGAACAACATGATTTCGCCCCAGCCATGCCCCGATCTGGTGGAAATCGTCGAAAGCGGAAGGCTTTGCGACCATGACCTGGTGATGCGCACCCTGCACCGGTATTTTGACGGCTATGACCTTCCGTCCATCGACTCGGTGGTGCTCGGCTGCACGCATTTCGTGTTCTACCGCGACTACTTCCGTGAGCTGCTGCCGTCGACGACCGCGATTATCGACGGCAATCGCGGAACGGTCCGGCATCTGGGCATGGTTCTGGAATCGTTGGGGAAGCTTGCTCCCGAGGAGATGGACGGCGGCGTCGAGATCGCGAATTCCGATAGCGGCGAACGCATCGCCGCGCTGTCACGAGAACTGCTGCACAGCTAG
- the dapF gene encoding diaminopimelate epimerase, which produces MSIPKSVTKAHATGNDFIAYLDSDGRFEPTADEVRQLCDRHFGIGADGLLRLTKPRYVADLSEAQVAACDDGDAEWFMDYRNADGSLAEMCGNGTRAITLFAQRCGVASTQVREPFRLGTRAGVKTLRPLGDVAPYGRDVFRVDMGSWRRGDLDAFTVTIPGTPGAARGTFVDMGNPHVVCVIEDAMSTLPRVEDLDLVTKPEVSPVLESDQNAEFVRVDEIDAAAGTGEATMRVNERGCGETLSCGTGLCATAITLRAKTGVDHWDITVRGGTVRVDVTDETVALTGSATLVADVTLI; this is translated from the coding sequence ATGAGTATCCCGAAAAGCGTCACCAAGGCGCATGCGACCGGCAATGATTTCATCGCGTATCTGGATTCCGACGGCCGTTTCGAGCCGACCGCCGATGAGGTGCGGCAATTGTGCGACAGGCATTTCGGCATCGGCGCCGACGGCCTGCTCAGGCTCACGAAACCGCGGTACGTCGCCGATCTGAGCGAGGCGCAGGTCGCGGCGTGCGATGACGGAGACGCCGAGTGGTTCATGGACTATCGCAACGCCGACGGATCGCTCGCAGAGATGTGCGGCAACGGCACGAGGGCGATCACGCTGTTCGCCCAGCGGTGCGGCGTGGCGTCGACGCAGGTGAGGGAGCCGTTCCGCCTGGGAACTCGCGCCGGCGTCAAGACGCTGCGCCCGCTCGGCGACGTGGCGCCATACGGCAGGGATGTGTTCCGCGTGGACATGGGCTCATGGCGGCGCGGCGACCTTGACGCCTTCACGGTGACCATTCCCGGCACGCCGGGAGCCGCCCGCGGCACGTTCGTGGACATGGGCAATCCGCATGTGGTCTGCGTGATCGAAGACGCGATGTCCACGCTGCCAAGGGTCGAGGATCTGGATCTTGTGACCAAGCCGGAGGTCTCACCGGTGCTGGAATCCGACCAGAACGCGGAGTTCGTGCGCGTCGACGAGATCGACGCTGCCGCAGGGACGGGAGAGGCGACCATGCGCGTCAATGAGCGCGGTTGCGGCGAGACGCTGTCCTGCGGCACCGGTCTGTGCGCCACCGCGATCACGCTGCGCGCCAAAACCGGCGTAGATCACTGGGACATCACCGTGCGGGGAGGCACGGTGCGGGTGGACGTCACCGATGAGACCGTCGCGCTCACCGGTTCGGCCACTCTGGTCGCGGACGTGACGTTGATCTGA
- a CDS encoding vitamin K epoxide reductase family protein — protein MTHNSDAVKQADISVDAGLTGWRHGAVWTYLVMLAASAAALFVSLMLSAETLQLARNPGVKLGCDVNAVVSCSTVAESWQAEFIKFAGLSFPNAFFGIAAESVFVTIAVIGLSKVVVPRWFALCTWLGGLAALAYAYWLFIQSMFVIRALCPWCLGLMFATTIQFMALSHATVSVQRMPAKSNGLRKYYRLNFDLMVDVVWIIALIVLIIVVDGPAIFA, from the coding sequence ATGACTCACAACAGCGATGCAGTCAAACAGGCTGACATCAGCGTCGACGCCGGGCTCACCGGCTGGCGTCATGGCGCGGTCTGGACGTATCTGGTCATGTTGGCCGCCTCCGCGGCGGCATTGTTCGTCTCCCTCATGCTGTCGGCGGAGACGCTGCAGCTCGCTCGCAATCCCGGCGTCAAGCTCGGCTGCGACGTGAATGCCGTGGTCTCCTGCTCGACCGTGGCGGAATCATGGCAGGCGGAGTTCATCAAATTCGCCGGATTGAGCTTCCCGAACGCCTTCTTCGGCATCGCCGCCGAATCCGTGTTCGTCACGATTGCGGTGATAGGCCTGTCCAAGGTCGTCGTGCCGCGCTGGTTCGCGCTTTGCACATGGCTGGGCGGGCTCGCGGCCTTGGCGTACGCCTACTGGCTGTTCATCCAATCGATGTTCGTGATCCGCGCCCTGTGCCCGTGGTGCCTGGGCCTGATGTTCGCCACGACGATCCAGTTCATGGCGCTGTCGCACGCTACGGTGAGCGTGCAGCGGATGCCGGCGAAATCCAACGGCCTGCGCAAGTACTACCGGCTGAATTTCGATCTGATGGTGGACGTGGTCTGGATCATTGCGCTGATCGTGCTGATTATCGTCGTGGATGGGCCGGCGATTTTCGCCTGA
- a CDS encoding PHP domain-containing protein, which translates to MTRLALAAAPPKSGWDIHCHTVYSDGTQTPASLVELSRHIGLHGASISDHDTTSGWADAEAAAREEGMRLLRGTEITACDGPVSVHMLAYQYNPNDRHTSDLFARTRQARLKRTKAMVARLGEDYPISWQSVLEQVHEGERTTIGRPHIADALVAAGVYRTRSEAFADAVSATSKYYIPTPSPTTHEVLAAVAAAGGVVIIAHPGAVNRNVTLLSDSQIETLIEEGLDGLEVWHRDNPPQQRERLYAIAQAHQLLVTGGSDWHGAGKPNHLGENLTDDETVAEIVRRGAISLV; encoded by the coding sequence ATGACTCGTTTAGCACTTGCCGCCGCGCCGCCGAAGTCGGGCTGGGACATCCACTGCCATACGGTGTATTCGGACGGGACGCAGACCCCGGCGTCCCTGGTCGAACTGAGCCGCCATATCGGCCTGCACGGGGCCTCGATCAGCGACCATGACACGACCAGCGGATGGGCGGATGCCGAGGCCGCGGCGCGCGAGGAGGGCATGCGCCTGCTGCGCGGCACGGAGATCACGGCGTGCGATGGGCCGGTGTCGGTGCACATGCTCGCGTATCAGTACAATCCCAACGACCGTCATACGTCGGACCTGTTCGCGCGCACACGTCAGGCGAGGCTGAAGCGAACCAAGGCCATGGTGGCGCGACTGGGCGAGGATTATCCGATCAGCTGGCAGTCCGTGCTGGAGCAGGTGCACGAGGGGGAGCGGACCACGATCGGACGTCCGCACATCGCCGATGCGCTGGTCGCCGCGGGCGTGTACCGCACGCGGTCCGAGGCGTTCGCCGACGCGGTGAGCGCCACATCGAAGTATTACATCCCCACGCCCTCCCCGACCACGCACGAGGTGCTCGCCGCCGTGGCCGCAGCCGGCGGCGTGGTGATCATCGCGCATCCGGGCGCGGTGAATCGCAACGTGACACTGCTGTCCGACAGCCAGATCGAGACGCTGATCGAAGAGGGGCTTGACGGGCTGGAGGTATGGCATCGGGACAATCCGCCGCAGCAGCGGGAACGGCTGTATGCCATCGCGCAGGCGCATCAGCTGCTGGTCACCGGCGGATCGGACTGGCATGGCGCCGGCAAGCCGAACCATCTGGGCGAGAACCTGACTGATGACGAGACCGTGGCCGAGATCGTGCGGCGAGGGGCGATTTCGCTGGTCTGA
- a CDS encoding DUF3107 domain-containing protein gives MDIELGIANVARPVTFSTEEDAASVTEAIESALSAGTPIKLTDDKGRRIIVPANALGYALIGSETKHAVGFGAL, from the coding sequence ATGGACATCGAATTGGGCATCGCCAATGTGGCGCGACCCGTCACCTTCAGCACCGAGGAGGACGCGGCCAGCGTCACCGAGGCCATCGAATCGGCGCTGTCGGCCGGAACCCCGATCAAGCTGACGGACGACAAGGGCCGTCGCATCATCGTGCCGGCGAACGCGCTCGGATACGCGCTCATCGGCTCCGAGACCAAGCACGCCGTGGGCTTCGGGGCGCTCTGA
- a CDS encoding phosphotransferase, translated as MLAALASAAMPSIVMAGVRDSERANDTDDAAGIDQAVLQDAAGRMYDIYACDTEDGRKRLTGRVQAARTLERAKDPGGLGFALDTVLAFVDGKEKSTLTGGATVMVAAHNDGVARPLDLLTLDDCAAMGTAIGAIHRLRPNFLQAESYPVFSTGQIRAQLTAWIKRLRQAGHVPPEITSSWGRIIETEGLWSFVTCPVHGGFSDGDVLFSGATITAVTNWQNMQVNDPARDLAWIFGKLDEDHRNAVLAAYGRMMGSRLDDLIMLRANLWLQMEQVGEFIDALNRADSQKIIQFKAQVERLAHQLGAFTRKTAPATTSGAQSSKPPSTITVGTLLNDADRRKAAAATQAGARVPDDIADPNDNTDETDRTGSADIKAAGEFDPQTMGIRYSAETEHVTATAGTTSETMTLSRGDSDDTGDADATGATDDTDDRTPNATPAAHIEDAPSQATPDRQDGASAARDTPTIVIPLLEREERAMRDAQSELQSSQGK; from the coding sequence ATGTTGGCGGCACTCGCCTCGGCGGCGATGCCCAGCATCGTCATGGCCGGCGTGCGAGACAGCGAACGGGCCAACGACACCGACGACGCCGCGGGCATCGATCAGGCCGTGCTGCAGGATGCCGCAGGCAGGATGTATGACATATACGCATGCGACACCGAAGACGGCCGTAAGCGCCTGACCGGGCGCGTGCAGGCCGCCAGGACGCTGGAGCGCGCCAAGGATCCGGGCGGTCTCGGATTCGCCCTGGATACGGTGCTTGCATTCGTTGACGGCAAGGAGAAAAGCACGCTCACCGGCGGCGCGACCGTGATGGTGGCGGCGCACAACGATGGCGTCGCAAGACCCCTCGATCTGCTTACTTTGGATGATTGCGCGGCGATGGGCACGGCCATCGGCGCCATTCACCGGCTGCGGCCGAATTTCCTGCAGGCCGAATCGTATCCGGTATTCTCCACCGGGCAGATTCGCGCCCAGCTGACCGCCTGGATCAAGCGGCTGCGGCAGGCGGGCCATGTGCCGCCGGAAATCACGTCGAGCTGGGGCCGGATCATCGAGACGGAGGGCCTGTGGTCGTTCGTCACCTGCCCGGTGCATGGCGGGTTCTCGGATGGCGACGTGCTGTTTTCCGGCGCGACCATCACCGCGGTGACGAACTGGCAGAACATGCAGGTCAACGATCCGGCACGCGATCTCGCGTGGATTTTCGGCAAGCTTGACGAAGATCACCGCAATGCGGTGCTTGCGGCGTATGGCCGCATGATGGGTTCTCGTCTGGACGATCTGATCATGCTGCGCGCGAACCTGTGGCTGCAAATGGAGCAGGTCGGCGAGTTCATCGATGCGTTGAACCGGGCCGATAGTCAGAAAATCATCCAGTTCAAGGCGCAGGTGGAGCGGCTGGCCCACCAGCTCGGCGCATTCACGCGTAAGACCGCGCCCGCGACGACGTCGGGTGCCCAGTCGTCCAAGCCGCCATCGACCATCACCGTCGGCACGCTGCTCAATGACGCCGACCGGCGCAAGGCCGCGGCCGCGACACAGGCCGGAGCGCGTGTGCCCGACGACATCGCCGACCCGAACGACAACACCGACGAGACCGACCGCACCGGTTCCGCGGACATCAAGGCGGCCGGGGAGTTCGATCCGCAGACCATGGGAATTCGGTACAGCGCTGAGACGGAACATGTCACGGCAACGGCGGGCACGACATCGGAAACGATGACGCTGAGCCGCGGGGACAGCGACGACACGGGCGATGCAGACGCAACAGGCGCCACGGACGATACAGACGACCGCACGCCGAACGCGACGCCGGCCGCCCATATCGAAGACGCCCCGTCCCAAGCAACGCCGGACCGACAGGACGGCGCGTCGGCGGCGCGCGACACCCCGACCATCGTCATCCCGCTGCTCGAACGTGAGGAACGCGCCATGCGCGACGCCCAGTCCGAGCTGCAGTCATCGCAAGGCAAGTAG
- a CDS encoding ATP-dependent helicase, translating to MSASSETILEGLDDAQMSAVTALDGPVRIIAGAGAGKTRTVTRRIAYACARGDWNARKVLAVTFSVKAAAEMRARLQTLGVGDDVTAATFHSAALQQLRRVWDDIFETPLPHVTSDQRENVERAIRRVTNAADIDAQQVRDVRAEINWTKVSLVAPDDYPRVCSATHRQPPAELDPQRFADVITAYEGEKTVRGQIDFDDILLLVCHVMDDYEELAASIRSSIGWLTVDEYQDVSPLQHRLMTLWLGNNRNVCVVGDPAQTIYSFAGASSYDLLHFADEFRPLTADVTLNTDYRSTPQVVRYANRVLAAAPEREQYLVLRSARSGGPRVGHTCYDTDEEEARGIAARIARLVAGGVDPGDCAVLTRINAQQPAICAALRAEGLRYRVRRDSGWQNSALADDAQSRLALLEAKGLSAAASSVTVSTIHASKGLEFPYVFIVGCSEGLIPYGASIAGEALEEERRLLYVGVTRAEDGLHMSYARAKDEGSRPNRLPSRFLS from the coding sequence ATGAGTGCATCGAGCGAGACGATTCTTGAGGGGCTGGACGATGCGCAGATGTCGGCCGTTACCGCGTTGGACGGCCCGGTGCGCATCATCGCGGGGGCCGGAGCGGGCAAGACCCGCACGGTGACCCGTCGCATCGCCTATGCGTGCGCGCGGGGGGATTGGAATGCCCGCAAGGTGCTCGCCGTGACGTTCTCGGTGAAGGCGGCCGCGGAGATGCGCGCGCGGCTGCAGACGCTGGGGGTCGGCGACGACGTGACCGCTGCGACGTTCCATTCTGCGGCATTGCAGCAGCTGAGGCGTGTGTGGGACGACATCTTCGAGACGCCGCTGCCGCACGTGACCTCCGACCAGCGCGAGAACGTGGAGAGGGCGATCAGACGGGTCACCAATGCCGCGGACATCGATGCGCAGCAGGTGCGTGACGTCAGGGCGGAGATCAACTGGACGAAGGTGTCGCTGGTGGCGCCCGACGACTATCCGCGCGTGTGCTCGGCGACGCACCGTCAGCCGCCGGCGGAGCTCGATCCACAGCGTTTCGCCGACGTCATCACGGCGTACGAGGGGGAGAAGACGGTCCGCGGACAGATCGATTTCGATGACATTCTGCTGCTCGTGTGCCATGTCATGGATGATTACGAAGAGTTGGCCGCCTCGATCCGCTCGTCGATTGGCTGGCTGACGGTCGACGAGTATCAGGACGTGTCGCCGTTGCAGCATCGGCTGATGACGCTGTGGCTCGGAAACAACCGCAACGTGTGCGTGGTCGGCGATCCGGCGCAGACGATCTACTCGTTCGCCGGGGCGAGCAGCTATGACCTGCTGCATTTCGCGGACGAGTTCCGCCCGCTGACCGCCGACGTCACTCTGAACACGGATTACCGCTCGACGCCGCAGGTGGTGCGGTATGCGAACCGGGTGCTGGCCGCCGCGCCAGAACGGGAACAGTATCTGGTGCTGCGTTCGGCGCGTTCGGGCGGGCCACGCGTGGGCCACACATGCTATGACACCGATGAGGAGGAGGCGCGGGGCATCGCCGCGCGGATAGCGCGTCTGGTCGCCGGCGGTGTGGATCCCGGCGATTGCGCGGTGCTGACGCGCATCAACGCGCAGCAGCCCGCGATCTGCGCCGCGCTTCGGGCCGAGGGATTGCGATACCGGGTGAGGCGTGACTCCGGATGGCAGAACTCGGCGCTCGCGGATGATGCGCAGAGCCGTCTGGCCCTGCTGGAGGCCAAGGGATTGAGTGCTGCAGCCTCATCGGTGACCGTTTCGACGATTCACGCGTCCAAGGGTCTGGAGTTCCCGTACGTGTTCATCGTCGGTTGCTCGGAGGGGCTGATTCCCTACGGCGCATCGATTGCGGGCGAGGCTTTGGAGGAGGAGCGGAGGCTGCTGTATGTCGGCGTCACCCGCGCCGAGGACGGATTGCACATGTCGTACGCGCGGGCCAAGGACGAGGGCTCCCGTCCCAATCGCCTCCCCAGCCGCTTCCTCAGCTGA
- a CDS encoding zinc-dependent metalloprotease — translation MDENAMRQWFIDCFGPVQGEMAWNQLSQLPDEIREQLMSQDIGKLPKPEEVQSLMQAFTAGGLNTFGDMKQTVESGPINVKLAKSIALQKANADGSQGTVSAQSADIARRALSEANLWLDTACTFDPTSGETQMLTRAGWVEDTLESWAKFAGPVAQSMNDALASVISERLGNSFNGEIAGMFAGPVPIPVPDGMKDPGQLIKLLGNTSFAMQLGHAAGDLSHEVNGSFDQGIALLKNPAGGLIMQNIEEYATSLDIPVAEVTAFLALREVAHARLFAGVPWLMPRFEALIGKYARGITIDLDAMEEQLRDAGAMDPESISGAVNLTKVGIPDTPEQREALVSLETLMALVEGWVDCVTWRAGMAHIPHIEQLREMMRRKRAVGGPAERTFESLLGMQLRPKRMREAAALWEQITAERGVEGRDGAWSHPDLLPALPEEAKTVDAGAAGDTASGVTRAGTDDGASVAGDAKDGTKDAANGAEAQNDGGAIDWDAELSKLLGEDGGENDENDSAK, via the coding sequence ATGGATGAGAACGCGATGCGGCAATGGTTCATCGATTGCTTCGGACCGGTGCAGGGCGAAATGGCATGGAACCAGCTTTCGCAGCTGCCCGACGAGATCCGCGAGCAGCTGATGAGCCAGGATATCGGCAAGCTCCCCAAGCCCGAGGAAGTGCAATCGCTCATGCAGGCGTTCACCGCCGGCGGACTGAACACGTTCGGAGATATGAAGCAGACCGTGGAATCCGGGCCGATCAACGTGAAACTCGCCAAGTCCATCGCATTGCAGAAGGCGAACGCCGACGGCTCGCAGGGAACGGTGAGCGCGCAGTCGGCCGACATCGCGCGGCGGGCGCTCAGCGAGGCCAACCTGTGGCTGGACACGGCCTGCACATTCGACCCGACCTCAGGAGAGACGCAGATGCTCACACGGGCCGGCTGGGTCGAGGACACGCTGGAATCGTGGGCGAAATTCGCCGGGCCGGTCGCGCAGTCGATGAACGACGCGCTCGCCTCGGTGATCTCCGAGCGTCTCGGCAACTCGTTCAACGGCGAGATCGCGGGCATGTTTGCCGGACCGGTGCCGATTCCCGTCCCCGATGGCATGAAGGATCCCGGGCAGCTCATCAAGCTGCTGGGCAACACGTCATTCGCCATGCAGCTGGGGCACGCCGCGGGAGACCTGTCGCACGAGGTCAACGGCAGCTTCGACCAGGGCATCGCGCTGCTCAAGAACCCCGCGGGCGGACTGATCATGCAGAACATCGAGGAATACGCGACGTCGCTCGACATCCCCGTCGCGGAGGTGACGGCGTTCCTGGCGCTGCGCGAAGTCGCGCACGCCCGTCTGTTCGCAGGAGTGCCGTGGCTGATGCCGCGGTTCGAGGCGTTGATCGGCAAATACGCGCGTGGCATCACCATCGATCTCGACGCGATGGAGGAGCAGCTTCGCGATGCGGGCGCGATGGATCCGGAGTCGATCTCCGGCGCGGTGAACCTGACCAAGGTGGGCATCCCCGATACGCCCGAGCAGCGTGAGGCGCTGGTCTCGCTGGAGACGCTGATGGCGCTTGTCGAGGGCTGGGTGGATTGCGTGACGTGGCGCGCCGGCATGGCGCACATTCCGCATATCGAGCAGCTTCGTGAGATGATGAGGCGCAAGCGCGCGGTGGGCGGCCCGGCGGAACGCACCTTCGAGTCGCTGCTGGGCATGCAGCTGCGCCCCAAGCGCATGCGCGAGGCGGCGGCCCTCTGGGAGCAGATCACCGCGGAGCGTGGTGTCGAAGGGCGCGACGGCGCCTGGTCCCACCCCGATCTGCTGCCCGCACTGCCCGAGGAGGCCAAGACCGTTGACGCCGGAGCCGCGGGGGACACGGCCTCAGGCGTTACGAGGGCCGGAACGGATGACGGAGCTTCCGTCGCAGGTGACGCGAAGGACGGCACAAAGGACGCCGCGAACGGAGCCGAGGCGCAGAACGATGGCGGCGCCATCGACTGGGACGCCGAACTGAGCAAACTGCTCGGCGAGGACGGCGGCGAAAACGACGAAAACGATTCCGCCAAGTAA
- a CDS encoding YlbL family protein, with the protein MHENNQLHAHSALSRIRNYLGSHSLRYFAGAIAVILAVVTMMLPSAYTVEGPGPTQDVLGSSSGSDVISISGAETHKDSGKLLLVTVNAAGVPGYPVTNAQALVAWLDPKQTVMPQEVVFPVGQTSEEYAEESSHEMDSSQSSATNAALSYLKGKGMDVSGVKVSMHVDDIGGPSAGMMYALGIIDKLTEADETGGKTIAGTGTIDAKGKIGAIGGIRLKMLGALRDGATWFLAPESNCNEVVGHVPQGLHVVKVSTLDEAYQALVAIGQGHTDGLAGCTAS; encoded by the coding sequence ATGCATGAAAACAACCAACTTCACGCGCACAGCGCACTTTCGCGCATCCGCAACTACCTCGGCTCGCACTCGCTCAGGTATTTCGCCGGCGCCATCGCCGTGATACTGGCAGTGGTGACGATGATGCTGCCGTCCGCGTATACGGTAGAGGGCCCGGGGCCGACGCAGGATGTGCTCGGCTCGTCGTCAGGCTCCGATGTGATCAGCATCTCCGGCGCTGAAACCCACAAGGATTCCGGCAAGCTGCTGCTCGTCACCGTCAACGCCGCCGGCGTGCCCGGGTATCCCGTCACCAACGCTCAGGCGTTGGTCGCATGGCTTGATCCGAAGCAGACCGTGATGCCGCAGGAGGTCGTGTTCCCGGTCGGGCAGACCAGCGAGGAGTACGCCGAGGAATCCTCCCATGAGATGGACTCATCCCAGTCGTCGGCGACCAATGCCGCGCTCTCGTATCTTAAGGGCAAGGGCATGGACGTCTCCGGCGTGAAGGTGTCGATGCATGTCGACGACATCGGCGGCCCGTCCGCAGGCATGATGTATGCGCTGGGCATCATCGACAAGCTCACCGAAGCCGATGAGACCGGCGGCAAGACCATCGCTGGCACCGGCACGATCGACGCGAAGGGCAAGATCGGGGCCATCGGCGGCATTCGGCTCAAGATGCTGGGCGCCCTGCGTGACGGCGCGACATGGTTCCTCGCTCCCGAGTCGAACTGCAATGAGGTGGTAGGGCACGTGCCGCAGGGCCTGCATGTCGTCAAGGTGTCAACGCTCGATGAGGCGTATCAGGCTCTGGTGGCGATCGGGCAGGGGCACACCGACGGATTGGCCGGTTGCACCGCATCGTGA
- a CDS encoding DUF3052 domain-containing protein → MNETASQNGEEFGFQSGDIVQEWLWDDDVDDSVRAKIEDLTGEDLVDEDYDSAVDGAIVWWRDGDDEDELSDTIVDAYSVVGDDGPFWVLTPKPGRTGAASSSTVQSAAKTAGMNAATPLTVSPDWNGIRLRAFGKGR, encoded by the coding sequence GTGAATGAAACGGCATCACAGAACGGTGAAGAATTTGGTTTCCAGTCCGGCGACATCGTGCAGGAATGGTTGTGGGATGACGACGTCGATGACTCGGTGCGCGCCAAGATTGAGGATCTGACCGGCGAGGATCTGGTCGACGAGGACTATGATTCCGCAGTCGACGGAGCCATTGTCTGGTGGCGGGACGGTGATGACGAGGACGAGCTGTCCGACACCATCGTGGACGCCTATTCGGTCGTCGGCGATGATGGCCCTTTCTGGGTGCTGACCCCCAAGCCCGGCAGGACCGGCGCGGCGAGTTCCAGCACGGTCCAGTCCGCCGCCAAGACCGCCGGCATGAACGCGGCCACACCGCTCACCGTAAGCCCCGACTGGAACGGCATCCGGCTTCGGGCGTTCGGCAAGGGACGCTGA